In Gimesia benthica, a single window of DNA contains:
- a CDS encoding PEP/pyruvate-binding domain-containing protein produces MPQLIYRLSEINASHVAEAGGKGASLGELIQAKAPVPPGFVVSSCAFREYFFQGEPKRAVVDVIQRLNTNQLSLAQARAEIQSCLEEVCFPEPLEVAVRQATDEMQLKRVSVRSSATCEDSATSAWAGQLETWLDVSPDEITKRIRDCWLSLFSESALAYGATHGYASGEIAVAVVIQQMVASEISGIGFSVHPVTQEPDIQLIEACLGLGEAIVSGRIVPDQFIVERDSFQILESVIGEQKEALWLGDGNTKPVWQELDGRGSQPKISTSQVTEYAGILARLHDHYGHPIDTEWAIENGNFQILQARPITTLAAEYDQSLFDQSLEWHFCVRRPFFLLAASILPYWMDARHADHTLGTHLNEALLIQDETGMMNLFSSQKSADEFLDRIGYLFQNDRDEIIRILRYGLGIYAQGPAVIEQGVNGFADLTELEDFFADVAQHTTVFPAWLLTYIELHQIDDPEVRSLAEQIRSHSLYPVIERKLLQPLAKQTAERLGFSQPDRACDLVLWSELKQGLVTRELLETRLQSIDSGERYIFQLLEGQESFHLVSQTGYLLTRLAKQRQSLPVGDSNELTGQAAWPGIFRGRARVVLSLDSQGFTVQADEVLVSIQSNPALLPLMKTCGAIVTDDGGIACHAAILARELKKPTLIGTGRATKMIQDGDLIEVDTYAQVVRILESTQ; encoded by the coding sequence ATGCCACAGCTGATCTATCGACTATCCGAAATCAATGCGTCCCACGTGGCGGAAGCCGGAGGCAAAGGAGCATCCCTGGGAGAACTGATTCAGGCTAAGGCCCCGGTTCCTCCGGGCTTTGTGGTCTCCAGTTGTGCATTTCGAGAATATTTTTTCCAGGGGGAGCCTAAACGTGCTGTCGTTGATGTCATTCAGAGACTAAATACGAATCAACTGTCCCTGGCCCAGGCACGCGCTGAAATTCAGAGCTGTCTCGAGGAAGTCTGTTTTCCAGAACCACTCGAAGTGGCTGTCAGGCAGGCAACTGATGAAATGCAGCTAAAACGTGTTTCCGTACGCTCCAGTGCCACCTGTGAGGACAGCGCTACGAGCGCCTGGGCCGGCCAGCTGGAAACCTGGCTGGACGTGTCACCAGACGAAATTACAAAACGGATTCGCGACTGCTGGCTCTCTCTCTTCAGCGAATCTGCTCTCGCCTATGGAGCGACCCACGGTTATGCCTCAGGGGAGATCGCGGTAGCGGTCGTCATACAGCAGATGGTAGCTAGCGAAATTTCGGGCATTGGTTTTTCTGTCCACCCGGTAACTCAGGAACCGGACATCCAATTGATCGAGGCGTGTCTGGGATTGGGGGAAGCCATTGTTTCCGGACGGATTGTTCCAGACCAATTCATCGTAGAGCGTGACTCTTTTCAGATACTGGAGTCGGTCATCGGTGAGCAGAAGGAGGCTCTCTGGCTGGGGGATGGAAATACGAAGCCTGTCTGGCAGGAACTGGATGGTCGAGGCAGCCAACCTAAAATCAGTACCTCACAGGTTACCGAATATGCCGGGATCCTCGCACGATTGCATGATCATTACGGGCATCCAATCGACACGGAATGGGCCATCGAGAATGGGAACTTCCAGATCCTCCAGGCACGTCCCATCACCACGCTGGCTGCTGAATATGATCAAAGTCTGTTTGATCAAAGTCTGGAATGGCATTTTTGTGTTAGGCGTCCGTTTTTCCTGCTGGCTGCTTCGATTCTCCCCTACTGGATGGATGCCAGGCATGCGGATCATACGTTAGGGACACATCTCAATGAAGCACTGCTGATACAAGACGAAACGGGTATGATGAATCTGTTTAGTTCTCAAAAATCGGCTGATGAGTTCCTCGATCGAATTGGATATCTGTTCCAGAATGATCGAGACGAAATCATTCGTATCCTGCGTTATGGACTGGGAATTTATGCACAGGGCCCGGCCGTCATTGAGCAGGGAGTAAATGGGTTCGCCGATCTAACAGAACTGGAGGATTTTTTCGCTGATGTTGCCCAGCATACAACTGTTTTTCCAGCCTGGTTACTGACGTATATTGAATTACATCAGATTGATGATCCTGAGGTACGCTCTCTGGCAGAGCAGATTCGTTCTCATTCTCTCTACCCCGTGATTGAAAGAAAACTGCTTCAACCTCTGGCGAAACAGACTGCTGAAAGGCTGGGATTTTCACAGCCAGATCGCGCCTGTGATCTGGTGTTATGGAGCGAACTGAAACAGGGGCTCGTCACTCGGGAACTACTGGAAACGCGTCTGCAGTCGATCGATTCCGGAGAACGCTACATCTTTCAGCTGCTTGAAGGACAGGAGAGCTTTCATCTGGTTTCCCAGACTGGTTATCTGTTGACTCGTCTTGCGAAACAGCGACAGAGTCTGCCTGTGGGAGATTCTAATGAGTTGACTGGGCAGGCCGCCTGGCCGGGAATCTTTCGCGGTCGGGCCCGGGTGGTTCTGAGCCTGGATTCTCAAGGTTTTACGGTTCAGGCTGATGAAGTGCTGGTTTCGATCCAGTCCAATCCTGCCCTGCTCCCGCTCATGAAAACCTGTGGCGCGATTGTCACTGACGATGGCGGCATCGCCTGTCATGCAGCGATTCTGGCACGCGAACTCAAAAAGCCGACGCTCATCGGCACAGGCAGAGCCACGAAAATGATCCAGGATGGCGATTTGATCGAAGTCGACACCTATGCGCAAGTAGTGCGAATTCTGGAGTCGACGCAATAA
- a CDS encoding thioredoxin family protein — MRYFLLLLPLLLFEGDAGLFEYRTKNFTVYCRDATLAVQVGEAAEHYRDRHAREWLGHPIPNWYAPCPIRVNAGDYAGGGATTFSFDQGQVFGWDMQVQGTSQSLLESVIPHEVLHTVFASHFRRPLPRWADEGAATYEEAEAEKRPIRELAREVVGTERQIPIRRLLVMQNYPDNLGGIAVLYAQGFYLVEYLIDREGKQEFVRFLDTAYQTNWDTAFQTHYGFQNQETAYTAAWQKHNKIDQQIASRYEVKMFTGADCRQCEEDRRTILPQLRARGLVVKVLDYDRNLEQARQENVIGLPTYIIYENGKRIAKLRESRALSSLLQRRH, encoded by the coding sequence ATGAGATATTTTCTGCTCTTACTTCCACTGCTACTATTTGAGGGGGATGCCGGTCTTTTTGAGTATCGCACCAAAAACTTCACCGTATACTGCCGAGACGCAACACTCGCAGTTCAGGTGGGAGAAGCAGCCGAACATTATCGCGATCGACATGCGCGGGAATGGCTCGGGCATCCAATACCCAACTGGTATGCTCCCTGTCCGATTCGAGTCAATGCAGGAGACTATGCAGGGGGAGGAGCAACTACCTTCTCCTTCGACCAGGGACAGGTATTTGGCTGGGATATGCAGGTACAGGGAACTTCCCAGAGCCTGCTGGAGAGTGTTATTCCGCACGAAGTACTGCACACAGTCTTCGCATCCCACTTCCGTCGTCCCTTGCCACGCTGGGCAGACGAAGGGGCTGCGACCTATGAGGAAGCAGAAGCCGAGAAACGACCGATCCGTGAACTGGCTCGTGAAGTCGTCGGCACCGAACGGCAGATCCCGATTCGGCGGTTGCTGGTCATGCAGAATTATCCCGACAATCTCGGCGGAATCGCTGTCCTGTACGCTCAAGGTTTCTATCTGGTAGAATACCTGATCGATCGGGAAGGGAAGCAGGAGTTTGTCCGTTTTTTGGATACTGCCTATCAGACGAACTGGGATACCGCGTTTCAGACCCACTACGGTTTCCAAAACCAGGAGACGGCATACACTGCAGCCTGGCAGAAACATAATAAGATCGACCAGCAAATTGCCAGCCGATACGAAGTCAAAATGTTTACTGGCGCTGACTGCCGCCAGTGCGAAGAGGATCGCAGGACCATTCTACCTCAACTGCGCGCTCGAGGACTGGTAGTAAAGGTTCTGGATTATGATCGCAATCTCGAACAGGCACGTCAGGAAAATGTAATCGGACTTCCCACATATATCATTTATGAAAATGGGAAACGGATCGCCAAACTGCGAGAGAGTCGCGCCCTGAGTTCACTGCTGCAGCGTCGCCATTGA
- a CDS encoding DUF1559 domain-containing protein yields MRTRPHKRGFTLIELLVVIAIIAILIALLLPAVQQAREAARRSTCKNNLKQIGLALHNYHDTHRVLPPATINAGLSSCDAVHGSTGNLLNHTCYQMILPFIDQANIYNQYNWSLPSGRANHGSGCTGTVTTDQYSIVTSPVPVFLCPSDPGTQQNSTTSGPYYVSPGWRTSYGVVNYTTGGSGGSWRANNSTLKGAMGPNGAAQFRDFKDGTSNTMVMCETQLNKTSTSYGPYWNAATHTFFIMPGVTGYTLNFDNTNGKQYAWGAGSFHVGGGHILMGDGAVRFLSENVDRVGVVQALVSIGGGEVIPEF; encoded by the coding sequence ATGCGCACGCGCCCTCACAAACGTGGTTTTACCCTGATTGAATTGCTGGTCGTTATTGCCATCATTGCAATTCTAATTGCTCTCCTTCTTCCCGCAGTTCAACAGGCCCGCGAAGCAGCTCGACGCAGTACTTGCAAAAACAATCTTAAGCAAATCGGGCTGGCACTTCACAATTATCATGACACACATCGAGTACTGCCTCCGGCAACTATCAACGCAGGTTTATCGTCGTGTGATGCAGTCCATGGCTCAACTGGTAATCTGTTAAACCACACCTGCTACCAGATGATCCTGCCCTTTATCGATCAGGCAAATATTTACAACCAATACAACTGGAGCCTGCCCAGCGGCCGTGCAAATCATGGATCGGGATGCACAGGAACTGTCACGACAGACCAGTATTCGATTGTGACATCTCCCGTCCCGGTCTTTCTGTGTCCCTCAGATCCGGGAACTCAGCAAAATTCAACAACCTCTGGTCCATACTACGTCAGTCCCGGTTGGCGAACGAGTTACGGAGTCGTGAATTACACTACTGGAGGAAGTGGCGGCAGTTGGAGAGCAAACAACAGCACACTCAAAGGTGCGATGGGACCGAATGGTGCTGCTCAGTTCCGTGATTTTAAAGATGGTACCAGTAACACGATGGTCATGTGTGAAACCCAGTTGAACAAGACATCGACCAGTTATGGTCCTTACTGGAATGCCGCTACACATACATTTTTCATTATGCCGGGTGTCACAGGTTATACTCTCAACTTTGACAACACGAATGGAAAACAATACGCCTGGGGAGCCGGCAGCTTTCATGTGGGCGGTGGTCACATTCTGATGGGAGATGGTGCCGTCCGCTTCCTCAGCGAAAATGTAGACCGTGTCGGAGTAGTACAGGCATTGGTCTCTATCGGTGGTGGCGAAGTCATTCCAGAATTCTAA
- a CDS encoding transthyretin-like family protein, with the protein MFLSLNLPKCILFSSLLLLLTGCSSGSGEAVPDLADVSGVVTMDGSPLVNAKVIFEPLETTGKARRRASSATTQEDGSYNLEYNEDASGASLGKHRVMIIKLTDNPEDAGKQLVPTKYNDKSELTADVKADGNTINFDLKSK; encoded by the coding sequence ATGTTTTTGTCCCTGAATCTTCCCAAATGCATTCTCTTCAGTTCATTGCTCCTCTTACTTACCGGTTGTTCAAGCGGTAGTGGTGAAGCTGTCCCTGATCTAGCGGATGTAAGCGGTGTAGTGACCATGGATGGTTCACCACTGGTTAACGCCAAAGTTATTTTTGAACCTCTGGAAACCACCGGCAAGGCTAGACGCCGAGCCTCCAGTGCTACAACTCAGGAGGATGGTTCATACAATCTGGAATACAATGAAGACGCCTCTGGTGCTTCCCTGGGTAAACACAGAGTTATGATCATTAAACTCACTGACAATCCGGAAGACGCAGGCAAACAACTGGTTCCCACGAAATATAACGACAAATCTGAACTTACGGCAGACGTAAAAGCAGATGGGAACACAATTAATTTCGATCTCAAATCGAAGTAA
- a CDS encoding acyltransferase family protein: MDLLPLDHPRLKKNNFDLLRLLLALTVCLVHAAELSGFSALAALPEYLSSRIAVQAFFVVSGFLIVMSYERSSSLSSYTSKRIRRIYPAYVTVILLAALGLVLVSRLPLTEYFSFTWVKYLLANLTFLNFLQSTLPGVFEANRMPAVNGALWTLKVEVMFYVSVPVLVYCLRRVPRLPLLILVYVLSIGYAQLLLGASIRTENPFYEQLARQLPGQLCFFIAGAALFYYLLFFERHIRLWVTLATVVLLTHHWTPLPWLQPAALAVIVLFFGLFLYAGNFGKYGDFSYGVYILHFPLIQFLLNAGWSEEHAWSFLGTAVCLTLLGAILMWNLVEKRFLLRSSHYVSSEKVEPKTAPVKQPVQI; encoded by the coding sequence ATGGATTTACTGCCACTCGATCATCCCCGCCTCAAGAAGAATAACTTTGATCTGCTCAGGCTGCTGCTGGCCCTGACAGTCTGTCTGGTGCATGCAGCGGAACTTTCCGGATTTAGCGCGTTAGCTGCGCTGCCTGAATATCTTTCATCGCGGATTGCAGTCCAGGCATTCTTCGTCGTCAGCGGGTTTCTGATCGTGATGAGTTACGAACGTTCCTCTTCGCTTTCCTCTTATACCAGCAAACGGATCAGACGGATTTATCCAGCGTACGTTACCGTCATATTACTGGCAGCCCTTGGACTGGTTCTGGTAAGCCGTCTACCTCTGACTGAGTACTTTTCTTTTACCTGGGTAAAATATCTGCTGGCTAATTTGACGTTTCTGAATTTTCTGCAATCCACTCTACCGGGAGTCTTTGAAGCGAATCGGATGCCGGCGGTGAATGGCGCGCTCTGGACACTGAAAGTGGAAGTGATGTTCTATGTTTCCGTTCCAGTGCTGGTATATTGCCTGCGGCGTGTCCCCCGCTTGCCACTGCTGATTCTCGTTTATGTCTTGTCGATCGGATATGCCCAACTGTTACTAGGTGCTTCAATCCGGACAGAGAATCCGTTTTATGAACAGCTGGCACGCCAACTACCCGGGCAGCTTTGTTTCTTCATCGCAGGAGCAGCTCTGTTTTATTACCTGCTTTTTTTCGAACGTCATATCAGACTTTGGGTCACTCTGGCGACTGTCGTGTTGCTGACGCATCACTGGACTCCCCTGCCCTGGCTGCAACCTGCTGCGCTGGCAGTGATTGTCCTGTTTTTCGGTCTGTTTCTGTATGCAGGCAACTTTGGAAAGTATGGAGATTTCTCCTACGGGGTTTATATCCTGCACTTCCCGCTAATCCAGTTTCTTTTGAACGCCGGTTGGTCTGAAGAGCATGCCTGGTCTTTCCTGGGGACAGCGGTCTGCCTGACGTTGCTCGGGGCAATCCTGATGTGGAATCTGGTCGAAAAGCGGTTTCTGCTGCGGAGCAGTCACTACGTCAGTTCAGAGAAAGTTGAACCAAAAACTGCTCCTGTCAAACAGCCAGTCCAGATCTGA
- a CDS encoding sulfatase family protein, with translation MRLISTLCLLVLLGTTSLSAADSAPAGLKLEKIKGAKPRNVVFILADDHRYDVMGFAGHPWVETPAMDAMAKQGVYFKNAVVTTSLCSPSRASILTGQYMHNHGVVDNNVLTPPGTKFFPQYLQAAGYQTGFFGKWHMGGHSDDPRPGFDRWVSFRGQGHYYPPEHLKKWSLNVDGKRVPQKGYITDELTDYAIDWLNESVKTQDKPFFMYLSHKGVHGMFHPAERHAGRYKDKSMPIPKTMANTSENYFNKPMWLKNQRNSWHGVDFAYHQDTDIEEHYRLYCEALLSVDESIARVRKWLKDNGYGDNTLVMYMGDNGFQWGEHGLIDKRTAYEASMRVPLVGVCPGLWKPGTVVDEVVANIDIGPTCLAAAGLKTPPQMDGQSFLELAAGKLPAADWRKNILYEYYWEFNFPQTPTTFALRTPRYKFIQYHGIWDIDELYDMEKDPLEQHNLIFDPEYQKQIRKMRADLHAILEKSEANRVPFSQKRSMGANLRLESGSKPADFNDKLLREKNAKE, from the coding sequence ATGCGATTGATTTCGACGCTCTGTCTACTGGTCCTGCTGGGGACCACTTCCCTGTCCGCCGCAGATTCCGCTCCTGCAGGTCTCAAACTGGAAAAGATCAAAGGTGCCAAACCGCGTAATGTGGTCTTTATTCTCGCGGACGATCATCGTTATGACGTGATGGGCTTTGCCGGTCATCCCTGGGTAGAGACTCCTGCAATGGATGCGATGGCCAAACAGGGGGTTTACTTCAAGAATGCAGTCGTTACCACCTCCCTCTGCTCTCCCAGTCGGGCTTCGATTCTGACCGGACAGTATATGCACAATCATGGTGTGGTCGATAATAACGTGCTGACCCCGCCCGGGACGAAATTCTTTCCCCAGTATCTGCAGGCCGCTGGTTACCAGACAGGATTCTTTGGAAAGTGGCACATGGGCGGTCACTCTGATGACCCACGGCCCGGTTTCGACAGATGGGTTTCCTTTCGCGGTCAGGGGCACTATTACCCGCCCGAACATTTGAAGAAATGGTCATTGAATGTCGATGGCAAAAGAGTTCCGCAGAAAGGTTACATTACCGACGAACTGACGGACTATGCCATCGACTGGTTGAACGAAAGTGTCAAAACGCAGGATAAACCCTTCTTCATGTATCTCTCACACAAGGGAGTGCATGGGATGTTCCATCCTGCGGAACGTCATGCGGGACGCTACAAAGATAAATCGATGCCGATCCCTAAAACGATGGCCAATACCTCTGAGAATTACTTCAACAAGCCGATGTGGCTGAAGAACCAACGAAACAGCTGGCACGGTGTTGATTTTGCCTATCACCAGGATACGGATATCGAAGAGCATTATCGTCTATACTGTGAAGCCCTGCTGAGCGTGGACGAATCGATCGCTCGCGTGCGGAAGTGGCTGAAAGATAATGGCTATGGTGATAACACACTGGTCATGTACATGGGGGATAACGGCTTTCAGTGGGGCGAACATGGCCTGATTGACAAGCGGACCGCGTATGAAGCGTCCATGCGGGTGCCTCTGGTCGGCGTCTGTCCCGGTCTCTGGAAACCAGGCACCGTGGTAGATGAAGTCGTCGCCAACATCGATATCGGCCCTACATGCCTGGCAGCTGCCGGCTTGAAAACACCGCCTCAGATGGATGGTCAAAGTTTCCTGGAACTGGCGGCAGGGAAACTACCGGCTGCCGACTGGAGGAAGAATATTCTGTATGAATATTACTGGGAATTCAATTTCCCTCAGACGCCAACGACCTTCGCACTGCGGACACCACGTTATAAATTCATCCAGTATCATGGTATCTGGGATATTGACGAACTTTACGACATGGAAAAAGATCCATTGGAACAGCACAATCTGATTTTTGATCCTGAGTATCAGAAGCAGATCAGAAAGATGCGGGCCGATCTGCATGCGATCCTGGAGAAGTCAGAGGCGAACCGGGTTCCGTTCAGTCAAAAACGGAGTATGGGCGCTAACCTGCGACTTGAGAGTGGATCAAAGCCGGCTGATTTCAACGACAAGCTGTTGAGAGAGAAGAACGCTAAAGAGTAG
- a CDS encoding phytoene desaturase family protein: MYDCVIIGAGHNGLVCAHQLARQGWKVLVLERREFVGGACVTEELWPGFKVSTASYLVSLLLPEIEQEMELARYGYRVLPRNPSSFTPCTDGRSLLLGPDLKQNQEQIAQFSQRDAEQFPRYEAMLERIAECLEPALIQTPPDLLPLPASWRSIGLGKKLRDTKTAYHLHQSLKRLGETIPEAIELLTGPALPILDRWFESDVLKSTLATDAIIGTFQPPSAPGTAYVLLHHVMGSAGGARGVWGYVEGGMGALSQAMAASAQASGVEIRTGVTVDEIVVQGQQTTGVRLSTGETIATRSVASNADAHVTFEKLIPAGTLPQNFSDAVSRIDYSSASMKINVAVSELPDFTCLPGHNEPGPQHRGTIHIGASCEEIERAYDDANYGMPSQKPIIEMTIPTAVDNTLAPEGQHILSLFVQYAPYQLKQGNWDELKEEFADRCLQRIAEFAPNVPASVLHRQVLSPLDLERTFSLTGGNIFQGAMPAHQLYNLRPVAGWSDYRTPIKGLYLCGSAAHPGGGVMGACGRNAAREMLRDGKP; the protein is encoded by the coding sequence ATGTACGATTGTGTCATTATTGGAGCAGGGCATAATGGACTGGTCTGTGCACATCAACTCGCACGACAGGGTTGGAAGGTGCTGGTACTGGAACGCCGCGAGTTTGTGGGCGGAGCCTGTGTGACCGAAGAACTCTGGCCCGGCTTTAAGGTCTCTACCGCGTCGTACCTGGTCAGCCTGTTGCTGCCTGAAATTGAACAGGAAATGGAACTGGCTCGTTATGGTTATCGCGTCCTGCCACGCAATCCGAGTTCCTTCACCCCCTGTACTGATGGGCGTTCTTTGCTGCTGGGACCGGATCTGAAACAAAACCAGGAACAGATCGCGCAGTTCAGCCAGCGCGATGCAGAGCAGTTCCCCCGCTATGAAGCGATGCTGGAACGAATCGCCGAGTGCCTGGAGCCTGCACTGATTCAGACTCCTCCCGACCTGCTTCCTCTCCCCGCATCCTGGAGATCAATCGGCCTGGGGAAAAAACTCCGCGACACGAAAACAGCCTACCACCTGCATCAGTCTCTGAAACGACTGGGAGAAACAATCCCGGAAGCAATCGAACTGCTCACCGGACCAGCTCTGCCGATATTGGACCGCTGGTTTGAATCAGACGTTCTGAAGTCAACACTGGCAACCGACGCGATTATCGGCACCTTTCAGCCCCCCTCCGCCCCCGGAACCGCATACGTTTTACTGCATCACGTCATGGGTTCTGCCGGTGGGGCACGTGGTGTCTGGGGTTATGTCGAGGGGGGAATGGGCGCACTCAGTCAGGCCATGGCCGCCTCTGCCCAGGCATCCGGCGTCGAAATCCGTACCGGTGTCACCGTGGATGAAATCGTGGTCCAGGGACAGCAGACAACCGGCGTTCGCCTTTCAACTGGTGAGACGATCGCAACTCGTAGCGTGGCCTCCAATGCCGATGCACATGTGACATTCGAAAAACTGATCCCTGCCGGCACGCTTCCTCAGAACTTCTCTGATGCGGTCAGCCGAATCGACTATAGCAGCGCCAGCATGAAAATTAACGTGGCTGTCAGTGAACTCCCCGATTTCACTTGTCTGCCAGGTCATAATGAACCAGGCCCACAGCATCGTGGAACCATCCACATCGGCGCCAGTTGCGAGGAAATCGAACGGGCCTACGATGATGCCAATTATGGCATGCCCTCACAAAAGCCGATTATCGAGATGACGATCCCCACTGCAGTCGACAACACCCTGGCACCGGAAGGGCAGCACATCCTCTCGCTTTTCGTACAATACGCACCCTACCAGCTTAAGCAGGGAAATTGGGACGAACTCAAAGAAGAGTTCGCCGACCGCTGCCTGCAACGGATAGCGGAATTCGCCCCCAACGTTCCTGCATCAGTCCTGCATCGCCAGGTTCTCTCTCCCCTCGATCTGGAACGAACTTTCAGCCTGACCGGCGGCAATATCTTTCAGGGAGCAATGCCCGCGCATCAGCTTTATAATCTACGCCCCGTCGCCGGCTGGAGTGATTACCGTACTCCGATCAAAGGACTGTATCTGTGCGGGAGTGCCGCGCACCCGGGTGGCGGTGTGATGGGCGCCTGCGGTCGCAATGCAGCACGGGAGATGCTTCGCGACGGGAAGCCCTGA
- a CDS encoding GntR family transcriptional regulator, which produces MKPAIVDLAERIQSDIKQRKLQPGDPYYTTSETARSFQVSGTTANRALQLLTQRRVLVRKQRAGTFIADPESNLAERPLRRVHLVVHQKYLEREGLLADGILIGLQRELPEAELEFNFLPHRDEEAYMEEIVNRALKSSETEGFVLQRAQVEVQRILQESGLATVVNGLLQPSITGLAHIDRDQGEIGRLLFQHLLEQNCQRVLIVFRDQVTAGDHCLLDAVQREMHGAGWGIDRLTVRCLPADDRAIQVSAQDVLSQSSVKLGILCRSEPAARAIATYLSEQKRVQKKQPEIVVADRFARNTTPCQFPHIQAQLSPEEYGQEIARMLIRQVLGTQPETLFHDVPVELVSP; this is translated from the coding sequence ATGAAACCAGCGATTGTGGATCTGGCCGAGCGAATCCAGTCCGATATTAAACAGCGGAAGCTGCAGCCCGGGGATCCCTACTACACAACCAGTGAAACAGCACGTTCGTTTCAGGTCAGTGGAACGACTGCCAACCGGGCTCTGCAATTGCTCACCCAGCGACGGGTTCTGGTGCGTAAACAACGTGCCGGTACGTTCATTGCTGATCCAGAATCGAACCTGGCTGAGCGGCCCCTGCGACGCGTGCATCTGGTGGTACACCAGAAATACCTAGAACGGGAAGGCCTGCTGGCCGACGGTATTTTGATCGGCTTGCAGCGGGAACTCCCCGAGGCAGAACTTGAATTCAACTTCCTGCCGCATCGGGATGAAGAAGCGTATATGGAAGAGATTGTGAACCGGGCGCTCAAGTCGAGCGAGACTGAGGGCTTTGTTTTGCAGCGAGCACAGGTGGAGGTGCAGCGGATCCTGCAGGAGAGCGGACTAGCGACAGTGGTAAATGGGTTACTCCAACCATCGATTACTGGACTGGCTCATATTGACCGGGATCAGGGGGAGATTGGTCGGCTCTTGTTTCAACATCTGCTCGAGCAGAATTGCCAGCGGGTACTGATCGTATTTCGCGATCAAGTGACAGCCGGCGATCATTGTCTGCTGGATGCCGTACAGCGGGAAATGCACGGCGCAGGCTGGGGAATCGATCGGTTGACGGTTCGCTGTCTTCCGGCTGACGATCGGGCGATTCAGGTTTCTGCGCAAGACGTCCTGTCGCAGTCCTCAGTGAAGCTGGGAATTCTCTGTCGTTCTGAACCAGCGGCCCGGGCGATTGCGACTTACCTGTCGGAGCAGAAGCGGGTTCAAAAGAAACAGCCCGAGATTGTGGTCGCTGACCGTTTTGCCCGCAATACAACCCCCTGCCAGTTTCCGCACATTCAGGCACAACTGTCGCCGGAAGAATATGGACAGGAGATTGCCCGGATGTTGATTCGACAGGTTCTGGGAACTCAACCGGAGACATTGTTCCATGACGTGCCGGTCGAACTGGTCAGTCCCTGA